The segment CAGTATTAATAGCAATCTAGTGAATTAAATATCTATGGATTCATCCTTGATCGACTGCGCTTCGCAGGATTCAGAAATATTAAATGGTTTTATTTTTCGACATACTTGGAATTGTACCATCTGTCAAACAAGTTTACAACACGCATTTTcatgttcttcaaaacattggTGAAAATAAAGTCTTTGTGATGTGTTTTCAACCACCTTTTTCGATCTATGCCTACTGTGATTGTTAATTCGCCTATTTTGTGGTAAACcatctgaaaactaaattttaccGATCGTTCCGCAGGTAGTTGGGAGAACACGACAACTAGAAAGGGGACACCGCAAAACCAACAGACATAACTGTTCTTTCACGAGTGCCAACCACTAGCCAGCCACCACAGTCATCCGAGTGCCAACCACCAAAATGTCTCCGATGCAGAATCGTTGATACGTTGGGAACCAACAAGCAATTTTTATGCACCTCAAGGCACCAGTTAGCATCGACAAAGCACTACCATAAGCGTCATCAAACATCACCACAACCTCCAGCAGGGCACATCGGGAGAATGAGCAGCAACTCCACCGGCTGGATCCAGCGTGCAATTCAACTTCGGCGGACATAGAACGTAGGGGGTAGATAGAACGTAGCTTTCGGTTGAACCGAAACGGTAGGATTTCTTCGCGTTAGGAGaagaaacagaacaaaaagagaTGGGAAGCTGTCTAACATGCTTCAAGGCACCGCCCAACACAACGGCGAACAATGTCGGTACTGCTGGTCTGGTGTCCGGACCTGAAGCGGCCACAGGCGATGCGGATGCGGCCGTTCTTGGTAAGTTCAATCTGGTTGATTGATGGATGTTACTTTGTCTAACGTCTGTTGATTCTATTTCTAGAAACAGCAGACCTGTTGGCCGCCAGTCCGATACGCATGCCGTCACTTGGTTCGGATCGAAAAAGTGGCAGTTTTAAGAAACCGATCGGATTACTTAATGGGAACTTGGGCGCGTTGCCTGATGGGGCTGTTTTAACAGGTAAGACCTAAATTTGGGAACGACGAgtcagaataaaaattaaaccgTGACCGATTGCAGGAAAGGATCTTGCCACGCAAATCTCGGACAACGATCTGAACAAGCTGTTCGAGGAGTATAAGGACGACCAGGAGGACGCGATTCTGTCGGAGGGCATCGAAAGGCTGTGCTGTGATCTAGGTTATAAGCCGGACGACTTTGCCATCCTGGTGCTGGCTTGGCGCTTGAATGCGTCCCAGATGTGCCAGTTTACCAAGTCCGAGTTCATTCAGGGTTTGCAGAAGATGAACGCGGCCAGCATCGACGACATCAAAGCTCGGCTGCAGCAGAACGTGGAAAAGCTCAAGGATGATTCGGAAGACTTTAAGCTGCTGTACAGATTCACGTTCTGGTTCGGACTAGAGCAGGGCCAGCGAATCCTATCGCTGGATATGGCCATCAGCCTGTGGCGGCTGGTGTTCACCGTTCACACACCGGACATCTTACCTCGGTGGTTGCACTTTTTAGAGCAGCACCAGAACATCCGGGGCGTTCCGAGAGACACCTGGAATATGTTTCTGAATTTTGTAGAGACCTGTGATATTACACAGTACGATGACACCGAGGCGTGGCCCAGCCTGTTCGACGATTTTGTCGAGTACGAACAGGAACGGACCAAGCTGGCCGTCAAGGACCCGGACGGGGCGGTCCCGGAGGAGGACGACAACAACAACGGCTACAATTCATAGTATTTTGTAACGACGCCTTCGTTCAGCAGCAGTGGCTTTTGGGGCGGCGCACGACTACGCgttttacttttatttattattttcagcAACCGCGCGAGAACGCGCTCGACCGGACAGAGTTCAGCGTGTTCTCGGCTTGCTACCATTTCCGTCGCAATATGACTTAAAGAAATTTGCGAACATCCTTAAGTCCGGCTTCGGGTGGCCGTACCTCGAGCGGACAAGAAGCAAATATTTAACAAACTTTACGCATGTTAATCATTTGTTCAATGTAACGAATTTTTAATTCTTAAGACTATGAGTACTcttaatatttgtttttttatataCACTCTTATATAGATATCGAAATTTAGCGTAATCCAGTTACGATCAGagataaaaaaaagaatttgtgGTTTGTTTGTTAAATGAGAAACGAAATACAAAACTTTAGTCTGCTCTGCgcgtttagcaaaaaaaaattcatatcATCTGCAAATGATAACGCAAAAAATAGCGAGGAAAATTGCGGAAGGCGATAGTGAAAATGGAATTTATGTACAAGCTTTTCGGCTAAGTAAAAACAATTTTAtctttcgtcgtcgtcgtcggaacCACATTATTACAGCGCGACGCAGCAACAAACACTTAACCGACTAAACATtgaactttttcacattttagctCAAAAcggaaacgaataaaataataaaagaaaTGTCTTATTTTGGAACaagagaaacaaaaacaaatgtgTGTGTTAAATGTATTTGTTGGAAACAGTCAGTTCTAAATTGAGGAAAACAGATAAAAACAGATGgatcgagagaaaaaaaaacagtaggTTAAATTTAAACCAACTAGTGAAAAACTCTATTTAAGATAAATctagaaaaatgcaaaataaaattgaaaaaaaaaacttcaagctTAAGGCCTTGTTAGTTTTGCTGCTGCCGCAATGTGGGCTAGCGCCTTTAAAGAAGTTAAATTATGTTTTCACTCAGTTTCCAGCTCAGGCactaattttaaatttgcaacgCCTTGTTGATACCTAtgtataaataatttaaaatagtgAGAAACGATAAAAGAAATGTAAGCCACGGCTGCCGAAATAGCACAACAACTCAGCAGGCTATGCAGGAAGTCATCAAAAACGAAGCTTCAATCCCTGAGCAGGCAACATTTTTCAACGTTCCGTAAGAACGACAGAATTGCTGAAGGAAGCTAGTCG is part of the Sabethes cyaneus chromosome 2, idSabCyanKW18_F2, whole genome shotgun sequence genome and harbors:
- the LOC128734900 gene encoding DCN1-like protein 3, which encodes MGSCLTCFKAPPNTTANNVGTAGLVSGPEAATGDADAAVLETADLLAASPIRMPSLGSDRKSGSFKKPIGLLNGNLGALPDGAVLTGKDLATQISDNDLNKLFEEYKDDQEDAILSEGIERLCCDLGYKPDDFAILVLAWRLNASQMCQFTKSEFIQGLQKMNAASIDDIKARLQQNVEKLKDDSEDFKLLYRFTFWFGLEQGQRILSLDMAISLWRLVFTVHTPDILPRWLHFLEQHQNIRGVPRDTWNMFLNFVETCDITQYDDTEAWPSLFDDFVEYEQERTKLAVKDPDGAVPEEDDNNNGYNS